A portion of the Thalassotalea sp. LPB0316 genome contains these proteins:
- a CDS encoding electron transfer flavoprotein subunit alpha/FixB family protein — translation MAILVYVEHDNSELKADTLKTVAAAQAIGGDIDLLVAGENCQAVADAAAKVNGVRKVLVADNAAYSHQLAENVSALVVELAGDYDHILATALSVGKNFMPRVAALLDVAQVSDIIGVESADTFVRPIYAGNAIATVQSLDAKKVITVRATAFDAVATDGSAEVVALSNATDAGISSHVSDELTESERPDLGAASVVISGGRGMQNGENFKLLEGIADKLGAAIGASRAAVDAGFVPNDMQVGQTGKIVAPDLYIAVGISGAIQHLAGMKDSKVIVAINKDPEAPIFQVADYGLVADLFDTLPELESKL, via the coding sequence ATGGCTATTTTAGTATACGTAGAACACGACAACAGCGAATTAAAAGCTGATACCTTAAAAACTGTTGCTGCAGCTCAAGCCATTGGTGGTGACATTGATTTATTAGTTGCCGGTGAAAACTGTCAAGCTGTTGCTGATGCTGCGGCTAAAGTAAACGGCGTTCGCAAAGTATTAGTTGCTGACAATGCAGCTTACAGCCATCAGCTAGCTGAAAACGTTAGTGCTTTAGTTGTTGAGCTTGCTGGTGATTACGATCACATTTTAGCGACTGCGCTAAGCGTTGGTAAAAACTTTATGCCACGCGTTGCCGCTTTATTAGATGTTGCCCAAGTATCTGACATCATTGGTGTTGAATCGGCTGACACATTTGTTCGCCCAATATACGCTGGTAACGCAATTGCAACAGTGCAAAGTTTAGATGCGAAGAAGGTGATTACCGTTCGCGCTACAGCATTCGATGCGGTTGCAACAGATGGTAGCGCTGAAGTTGTTGCACTTTCAAACGCAACAGACGCAGGTATTTCGAGCCACGTTAGTGATGAGTTAACTGAATCAGAGCGTCCTGACTTAGGTGCGGCATCTGTGGTTATCTCTGGTGGTCGCGGTATGCAAAACGGCGAAAACTTCAAGTTACTTGAAGGTATTGCTGACAAACTAGGTGCAGCGATTGGTGCATCTCGTGCAGCAGTAGATGCTGGTTTTGTGCCTAACGACATGCAAGTTGGTCAAACAGGTAAAATTGTTGCCCCTGACCTATACATCGCCGTTGGTATTTCTGGTGCCATCCAGCATTTAGCGGGTATGAAAGACTCGAAAGTTATTGTTGCGATCAACAAAGATCCTGAAGCACCAATCTTCCAAGTTGCTGATTACGGTTTAGTTGCCGACTTATTCGACACATTACCGGAATTAGAAAGCAAACTTTAA
- the pssA gene encoding CDP-diacylglycerol--serine O-phosphatidyltransferase produces MTQPENDSTPNRGIYLLPNLLTTAGLFSGFYAVVSSMNGHFVSAAVAIFIAMIFDGLDGRVARITNTQSEFGAEYDSMADMVSFGIAPGLVAYNWALSGMGKFGWLAAFVFVAAAALRLARFNTQVGVADKRYFQGLASPAAAGVIASIVWVGSEYQLSGHDYGLVMGIVTIITGLLMVSNFRYNSFKEVDWKGKVNFLVVLFIVLVFVVVASSPAELLMAIFILYALSGPVTTIRSVKRLRLEHVVGDDHDADFDNDKK; encoded by the coding sequence ATGACACAACCTGAAAATGATTCGACGCCAAATCGTGGAATTTATTTATTACCTAATCTATTAACTACAGCGGGCTTGTTCTCAGGCTTTTACGCTGTTGTTTCATCAATGAATGGTCATTTTGTAAGTGCAGCCGTTGCGATTTTTATTGCGATGATCTTCGACGGCCTCGATGGTCGTGTTGCCCGTATTACCAACACACAAAGTGAGTTCGGCGCCGAGTATGACTCTATGGCCGATATGGTGTCGTTTGGTATAGCCCCAGGATTGGTCGCTTATAACTGGGCTCTTTCGGGGATGGGGAAGTTTGGTTGGTTGGCGGCTTTTGTTTTTGTTGCTGCAGCAGCGCTTCGTTTAGCGCGTTTTAATACGCAAGTTGGCGTTGCAGACAAGCGATACTTCCAAGGTTTGGCGAGCCCTGCGGCGGCTGGTGTTATTGCAAGTATTGTTTGGGTCGGTTCTGAGTACCAACTTTCAGGTCATGATTACGGGCTAGTTATGGGGATTGTTACTATTATCACCGGCTTACTTATGGTGAGTAACTTTCGTTATAACAGCTTCAAAGAAGTGGACTGGAAAGGCAAAGTCAACTTCCTTGTTGTACTATTTATCGTACTAGTTTTTGTGGTGGTTGCGTCAAGCCCTGCTGAATTGTTAATGGCGATATTTATCTTATACGCTCTGTCTGGACCAGTAACAACGATCCGCTCTGTTAAAAGGTTACGATTAGAGCACGTTGTTGGTGACGATCACGATGCTGATTTTGATAATGACAAAAAGTAG
- the eno gene encoding phosphopyruvate hydratase, whose product MSKIAKIIAREVMDSRGNPTVEADVYLESGAWGRAAAPSGASTGSREALELRDGDKARYLGKGVLKAVDAANNAIAQALIGQDALDQANIDKIMIDLDGTENKEKFGANAILAVSLANAKAAAMAKGVQLFEHIADLNGTPGQYSLPLPMMNILNGGEHADNNVDIQEFMIQPVGAQSFKEALRMGAEIFHALKKVLSSKGMNTAVGDEGGFAPNLESNADALAVIKEATQAMTSH is encoded by the coding sequence ATGTCGAAAATTGCTAAGATCATTGCTCGTGAAGTGATGGACTCTCGTGGTAACCCTACCGTTGAAGCTGACGTTTATCTTGAATCTGGTGCTTGGGGTCGTGCTGCTGCGCCATCAGGTGCATCAACAGGTTCTCGTGAAGCACTAGAATTGCGCGATGGCGACAAAGCTCGCTACTTAGGTAAAGGTGTTTTAAAAGCCGTTGACGCTGCGAACAATGCAATCGCACAAGCGTTAATTGGTCAAGACGCACTCGACCAAGCAAACATTGATAAAATCATGATTGATTTAGACGGTACTGAAAACAAAGAAAAATTCGGTGCTAACGCAATTTTAGCTGTGTCATTAGCAAACGCGAAAGCTGCGGCAATGGCAAAAGGCGTACAGTTATTCGAACACATTGCTGATCTTAACGGCACACCTGGTCAATACTCTTTACCACTGCCGATGATGAACATCTTAAACGGTGGTGAGCACGCTGATAACAACGTTGATATTCAAGAATTCATGATTCAACCAGTTGGCGCGCAAAGCTTTAAAGAAGCTTTGCGTATGGGTGCTGAAATCTTCCACGCATTAAAGAAAGTACTTTCTTCAAAAGGCATGAACACAGCTGTGGGTGACGAAGGTGGTTTTGCTCCTAACCTAGAATCAAATGCAGACGCTTTAGCTGTAATCAAAGAAGCGACACAAGCGATGACATCACATTAG
- a CDS encoding electron transfer flavoprotein subunit beta/FixA family protein has product MKVLVPIKRVIDYNVKVRVKPDNSDVDLTNVKMAINPFCEIAVEEAVRLKEAGTATEIVAVSIGDKKCQEQLRTALALGADRAIQIDTEESLDSLNIAKLLQKVVEEEAPGLVILGKQSIDSDNNQTGQMLAALTGMPQGTFASEVKVEGDKVNVTREVDGGLQTVALNLPAIVTTDLRLNEPRYAKLPDIMKAKRKPLDVKAAADFGIDLSPRATLLKVTPPAERQAGIVVESVDELVEKLKNEAKVIS; this is encoded by the coding sequence ATGAAAGTATTAGTCCCGATTAAACGTGTGATTGACTATAACGTCAAAGTACGCGTGAAACCTGACAACTCTGACGTTGATCTTACTAACGTTAAAATGGCAATTAACCCATTTTGTGAAATTGCAGTTGAAGAAGCCGTTCGCTTGAAAGAAGCTGGCACCGCAACAGAGATCGTTGCCGTATCAATTGGCGACAAAAAATGCCAAGAACAACTTCGTACAGCATTAGCACTAGGTGCTGATCGCGCCATTCAAATAGACACAGAAGAGAGCTTAGACTCACTAAACATTGCTAAACTTCTACAAAAAGTTGTTGAAGAAGAAGCACCTGGCTTAGTGATTTTAGGTAAGCAATCTATCGATAGTGACAACAACCAAACGGGTCAAATGCTCGCGGCTCTAACCGGTATGCCACAAGGTACGTTTGCTTCAGAAGTAAAAGTAGAAGGTGACAAAGTTAACGTTACTCGCGAAGTAGATGGTGGTTTACAAACGGTTGCTTTAAACCTTCCTGCAATCGTTACTACGGATTTACGTCTTAACGAGCCACGCTACGCAAAACTGCCAGATATCATGAAAGCTAAACGCAAGCCTTTAGATGTTAAAGCGGCAGCTGATTTCGGCATCGATTTATCACCTCGTGCTACGTTATTAAAAGTAACACCTCCTGCAGAGCGTCAAGCGGGTATTGTAGTAGAGAGCGTTGATGAGTTAGTTGAAAAGTTAAAAAATGAAGCGAAGGTGATCTCATAA
- a CDS encoding HIT domain-containing protein yields MSTTESFKLHEMLEADTVFIKDLPLCRLVLMNNANHPWCILIPRVEDVVDIYQMDWQDQQQFLNESSMLSEVMMQLFGGKKMNVAALGNICPQLHVHHIVRFEQDIDWPHPVWGRSEIVHYSTQQTQDIKAKLLNALDAIVK; encoded by the coding sequence ATGAGTACTACTGAATCATTCAAGTTACATGAAATGCTTGAAGCCGATACGGTGTTTATTAAAGATTTACCACTTTGCCGTCTAGTTTTGATGAACAATGCTAATCACCCATGGTGCATTTTGATACCTCGCGTGGAAGACGTTGTCGATATTTACCAGATGGATTGGCAAGACCAACAACAGTTTCTAAATGAATCAAGTATGTTGTCTGAAGTGATGATGCAGTTATTTGGCGGAAAGAAAATGAATGTCGCTGCACTTGGCAATATTTGCCCTCAGTTACATGTTCACCACATTGTTCGATTCGAGCAGGATATTGATTGGCCTCACCCCGTTTGGGGGCGTAGTGAAATTGTCCATTATTCAACTCAGCAAACCCAAGATATCAAAGCGAAATTATTAAATGCACTCGATGCAATCGTTAAGTAA
- a CDS encoding stress response translation initiation inhibitor YciH, with amino-acid sequence MHEENNLVYSTDLGRIKEEKKPTVTPSDGIAKVRRETKGRKGKGVMTISGLGLESKALKDLASKLKKTCGCGGSVVGETIEIQGDKREQIKAVLEKSGFKVKFIGG; translated from the coding sequence ATGCATGAAGAAAATAATTTAGTATATTCCACTGATCTTGGTCGAATAAAAGAAGAAAAAAAGCCAACGGTGACTCCTAGTGATGGCATAGCAAAAGTACGCAGAGAAACAAAAGGCCGTAAAGGCAAAGGTGTAATGACTATCTCAGGTTTAGGCCTTGAGTCCAAGGCACTTAAAGATCTAGCCAGTAAACTCAAGAAAACATGTGGTTGTGGCGGAAGTGTTGTCGGCGAAACAATTGAAATTCAAGGCGACAAACGTGAACAGATCAAGGCTGTACTTGAAAAGAGCGGCTTTAAAGTAAAGTTTATTGGCGGTTAA
- a CDS encoding ExbD/TolR family protein, protein MSRKNRSHDVEESDVDMTPMLDIVFILLIFFIVTTSFVKEEGLMISKPEKNNNPPDNPSPTIVVKISDQGLVNFNGKMVDIERLPARIENFLAKNETSTAVVIPGDNTQYEHVVKVIDQIKTFNQLTIAIGK, encoded by the coding sequence ATGTCGAGAAAAAATCGAAGTCATGACGTCGAAGAATCAGACGTAGATATGACGCCAATGCTTGATATTGTATTTATCTTGCTTATTTTCTTCATCGTAACGACTTCATTCGTTAAAGAAGAAGGCTTAATGATTTCAAAGCCAGAAAAGAATAACAATCCACCTGATAACCCATCTCCAACAATCGTTGTTAAGATTTCTGATCAAGGTTTAGTTAACTTTAACGGTAAAATGGTTGACATCGAACGTTTACCTGCACGTATTGAAAACTTCCTAGCGAAAAACGAAACAAGCACAGCTGTAGTGATCCCTGGTGATAACACACAATACGAACACGTAGTAAAAGTTATTGACCAAATCAAAACATTTAATCAACTTACTATCGCAATTGGTAAGTAG
- a CDS encoding BamA/TamA family outer membrane protein: MNKYFFSCITIAAAFVSPFLLAEEAEEQKAFAIAPIISSSPNMGTGLGVTSSYLYKTDEHNPTSQLMGFAQYTDTDSFSIGGRNMMHFDDGKQRAVSAAWMLHINNDFNGAEFTSEMYGLFHRHSWEVAENWFAGIQGIGMFNNYTANNQAGGDFLARTGAEDNRVFGFGFNAMYDTRDNFYYPMQGSIFEANTLTYLESLGSDEDYNTLELKYSHYITVRDKDVVALGYYGRYVSDETPYSGESYLGRRSALRGFNVGEISGQRLSAVQAEYRYHISEKWKFVGFAGMANIQGGTAQESNREGLYYSAGLGVRYALQPKDKVHLRFDVAVGNDDNQGFYIGLQEAF; encoded by the coding sequence ATGAACAAATATTTCTTTTCCTGCATAACAATTGCGGCGGCATTTGTATCTCCATTCTTATTAGCAGAAGAAGCAGAGGAACAAAAAGCATTTGCGATAGCGCCTATTATTTCTTCGAGCCCCAATATGGGGACGGGGTTAGGGGTGACAAGTTCATATTTGTATAAAACTGATGAGCATAACCCAACATCACAATTAATGGGCTTTGCACAATATACTGATACCGACAGCTTTTCTATCGGTGGTCGCAATATGATGCACTTCGATGACGGTAAACAACGAGCTGTTAGCGCGGCGTGGATGTTACATATTAACAATGACTTTAATGGTGCGGAATTCACCAGTGAGATGTATGGTTTGTTTCACCGTCACAGTTGGGAGGTTGCAGAGAATTGGTTTGCCGGTATTCAGGGTATAGGAATGTTTAATAACTATACGGCAAATAACCAAGCTGGCGGAGACTTTCTCGCGCGCACTGGCGCAGAAGATAATCGCGTGTTTGGATTCGGATTCAATGCAATGTATGACACTAGAGATAATTTCTATTACCCAATGCAAGGTAGTATCTTTGAAGCAAACACCCTTACCTATTTAGAATCATTAGGTTCAGATGAAGACTATAATACACTAGAGCTGAAATACAGCCATTATATTACTGTCCGAGATAAAGATGTTGTCGCATTGGGATATTACGGGCGGTATGTTAGTGATGAAACACCTTACTCTGGGGAATCCTATTTAGGTAGAAGAAGTGCACTGCGTGGTTTTAATGTCGGTGAAATCTCAGGGCAACGATTAAGTGCGGTGCAAGCTGAGTATCGTTATCACATATCTGAGAAGTGGAAATTCGTCGGCTTTGCCGGGATGGCAAATATTCAAGGTGGCACAGCGCAAGAAAGTAACCGAGAAGGTCTATACTATAGTGCAGGCTTGGGGGTGAGATATGCCCTGCAGCCAAAAGACAAAGTTCATTTGCGTTTTGATGTCGCAGTAGGAAATGACGACAACCAAGGGTTTTATATTGGTCTGCAGGAAGCTTTTTAG
- a CDS encoding arylsulfatase: MANNSWVKSTLCLAMSLLAFNALATSDTTRPNILIIWGDDIGIGNISAYSDGIMGYQTPNIDRIAREGMRFTDYYGDQSCTAGRSTFLLGQSGLRTGLTKVGLPGADMGIHERDITMATIFKDKGYVTGQFGKNHFGDQDKHLPTNHGFDEFFGNLYHLNAEEEPEHEDYPKDPAFRERFGPRGVIHSFADGRIEDTGPLTKKRMETADEEFEGHAVKFIEKANKANKPFFVWLNTTGMHFRTHPAQKHLGKSGQGFYNDVMVAHDELVGRMLDKLDELKIADNTIVMYSTDNGVHFNTWPDAGVTPFRSEKNSNWEGAYRVPAMVRWPGKIPAGVVSNEIMSHLDWMPTLVAATGDTSLKQDLLEGKRRYKGKIAKLHLDGYNFLPYLTGKEPQGPRKVFHYLNDEALPVGVRVGDWKIVFAENRGKQMGVWSEPFVMLRLPKVFNLRRDPYERADDNSNMYWEWVIDRAPYIYLGLAETAKFLQTFIPYPPSQRSDSWSVEKLTDKILSQVKIDGETAN; encoded by the coding sequence ATGGCAAACAACTCGTGGGTGAAAAGCACCCTATGCTTAGCTATGTCATTGCTAGCATTTAACGCGTTAGCGACAAGTGACACCACGCGCCCAAATATTTTAATTATTTGGGGCGATGATATTGGTATCGGTAATATTAGTGCCTACAGTGATGGTATTATGGGATATCAAACACCAAATATTGATCGCATAGCACGTGAAGGTATGCGCTTTACTGATTATTATGGTGATCAAAGCTGTACAGCGGGTCGTTCAACATTTTTATTAGGTCAATCAGGTCTTCGTACTGGTTTGACTAAAGTAGGCTTGCCTGGTGCCGACATGGGTATTCATGAACGCGATATCACCATGGCGACTATCTTCAAAGACAAAGGTTATGTCACTGGTCAGTTTGGTAAAAACCATTTTGGCGATCAAGATAAACATTTACCCACTAATCATGGCTTTGATGAATTCTTTGGCAACTTATATCACTTAAATGCTGAAGAAGAGCCTGAGCATGAAGACTACCCGAAAGATCCAGCTTTTCGTGAACGCTTTGGGCCTCGTGGCGTAATTCATTCTTTTGCGGACGGGCGAATTGAGGATACAGGTCCGCTTACGAAAAAACGTATGGAAACTGCAGATGAAGAATTTGAAGGCCATGCCGTTAAGTTTATTGAAAAAGCAAACAAAGCCAACAAGCCGTTTTTTGTTTGGTTAAATACAACCGGAATGCATTTTAGAACTCATCCCGCGCAAAAACATTTAGGTAAGTCAGGGCAAGGTTTTTACAACGATGTGATGGTTGCTCATGACGAGTTAGTAGGGCGTATGCTAGACAAGCTAGATGAGTTAAAAATCGCTGACAATACTATTGTCATGTATTCAACCGACAATGGGGTTCATTTTAATACATGGCCTGATGCTGGTGTAACTCCTTTTCGAAGTGAGAAAAACTCAAACTGGGAAGGTGCTTACCGTGTCCCTGCAATGGTTAGATGGCCAGGTAAAATCCCTGCAGGTGTTGTTTCTAATGAAATAATGTCACATCTAGATTGGATGCCTACACTTGTCGCGGCAACGGGTGATACAAGCTTGAAACAAGACCTGCTTGAAGGTAAACGTCGTTACAAAGGCAAAATTGCAAAGCTACATTTAGATGGTTATAACTTTTTACCTTATTTAACCGGTAAAGAACCCCAAGGTCCACGTAAAGTATTTCACTACTTAAACGACGAGGCACTACCTGTCGGTGTTCGTGTTGGTGATTGGAAAATTGTCTTTGCTGAAAACCGCGGTAAGCAAATGGGGGTTTGGTCCGAGCCGTTCGTCATGTTGCGTTTGCCTAAAGTGTTTAATTTACGCAGAGATCCATACGAACGTGCCGATGATAATTCAAACATGTACTGGGAGTGGGTGATTGATCGCGCGCCATATATTTATTTAGGTCTTGCAGAGACGGCTAAATTCCTGCAAACCTTTATCCCATACCCGCCCAGCCAGCGCTCAGATTCTTGGTCTGTTGAGAAGCTTACCGATAAAATTTTATCGCAAGTAAAAATTGATGGTGAGACAGCTAACTAA
- the ylqF gene encoding ribosome biogenesis GTPase YlqF, protein MAINWFPGHMHKAQKEIKEILPQIDVVIEVCDARLPFSSENPMITEIRGDKPLIKILNKSDLADENITKLWLDYLASQHNVQAIALTTDNPSVAKTIPSLIRKLVPHKDEAGKQINAVIMGIPNVGKSTLLNTLVGKAKAKVGNEPAVTKGQQRIRLEEGLYLYDTPGMLWPKIVNENSGYRLAITSAVKDTAFDHEDIACFAADYLLAAYPERLAERYKLEDMPVREIELIEEIGRKRGCVRSGGMVDFHKASEILINEIRDKTLGAISFETPDMVEQEIVYFDELEAQKIAEREARKKARGRGRKNKRK, encoded by the coding sequence ATGGCGATTAACTGGTTCCCTGGGCACATGCATAAAGCTCAGAAAGAGATTAAAGAAATACTTCCGCAAATCGATGTGGTTATTGAAGTTTGCGATGCTAGGTTACCTTTTAGCAGCGAAAATCCAATGATCACTGAAATACGAGGTGATAAGCCACTCATTAAGATTTTGAACAAGTCTGATTTAGCTGATGAGAATATTACCAAGTTATGGCTCGACTATTTAGCAAGCCAACATAATGTTCAAGCCATTGCATTGACAACAGATAACCCGAGTGTCGCGAAAACTATTCCAAGCTTAATTAGAAAGCTCGTACCACATAAGGACGAAGCAGGAAAACAAATTAACGCGGTTATCATGGGGATCCCAAATGTTGGTAAATCAACATTGTTAAATACACTTGTTGGTAAGGCCAAGGCGAAAGTAGGTAATGAGCCTGCGGTAACTAAAGGTCAGCAACGCATTCGTCTTGAAGAAGGTCTGTATTTATACGATACCCCAGGTATGCTTTGGCCTAAGATTGTTAATGAAAATAGCGGTTATCGATTGGCAATAACCAGTGCGGTAAAAGATACCGCATTTGATCATGAAGATATTGCCTGTTTTGCCGCTGATTATTTATTAGCAGCTTACCCAGAGCGACTCGCTGAACGATACAAGCTTGAAGATATGCCAGTAAGGGAAATAGAACTCATCGAAGAGATTGGTCGCAAGCGCGGCTGTGTGCGAAGCGGTGGCATGGTTGATTTTCATAAAGCTTCTGAAATCTTAATCAATGAAATTCGTGATAAAACCTTAGGTGCTATCTCTTTTGAAACCCCTGATATGGTAGAGCAAGAAATCGTTTATTTTGATGAATTGGAAGCTCAAAAAATAGCTGAACGTGAAGCGCGTAAAAAAGCGCGTGGTCGTGGTCGAAAGAATAAAAGGAAATAG
- a CDS encoding DUF4124 domain-containing protein: MKKYVLGLVVFSSFCFGQNVVVYRWVDDNNVVHFSQHQPAHDNYTTITMSSRAKKSAEPVQNTTPDTPVAANFSGNDTAASSSVVSMTIEQRCQDAQNNIKTLSAFDQVQYTDSQGQVHVLSDDEKQQQLLLSQKQVEIYCQ, from the coding sequence ATGAAAAAATACGTTTTAGGATTAGTTGTTTTTTCAAGCTTTTGTTTTGGACAAAATGTTGTGGTTTATCGTTGGGTCGATGATAACAATGTGGTTCATTTCAGCCAGCATCAACCAGCACATGATAACTACACGACTATTACTATGTCTTCCCGAGCCAAGAAATCTGCGGAACCTGTGCAAAACACAACGCCAGATACACCTGTTGCAGCAAACTTTTCAGGCAATGACACAGCAGCCTCCAGTTCTGTCGTATCAATGACGATAGAGCAGCGTTGCCAAGACGCACAGAACAATATCAAAACCCTCAGTGCTTTTGATCAAGTCCAGTACACCGATAGCCAAGGTCAAGTGCACGTTTTGAGTGACGATGAAAAGCAACAACAATTATTATTGAGCCAAAAGCAAGTCGAGATTTACTGCCAATAA
- a CDS encoding response regulator, with amino-acid sequence MVSSVEGVSLSDLSILLIEPSDTQRKIIVKQLKEQGIIDLAEAKSKTQALEIMNTHPRDLIASSMYFEDGSAIDLLNEIRNHDALSDTPFMLVSSEIKRESLEAYKQAGVVAILPKPFESSHLKAALKNTVDILNVEEMDLELFDVNDIRVLLVDDSNLARKHIKKVLNNLGLIKVTEAADGQEAINILNDQMFDLVVTDYNMPEVDGRELAQFIRTSSGQSHLPILMVTSESNDTHLANIKQDGVDALCDKPFETQYVKKLLFQLLDHD; translated from the coding sequence ATGGTGTCATCAGTAGAAGGCGTATCATTGTCAGACTTATCAATTTTATTGATTGAGCCCTCTGATACTCAGCGAAAAATTATCGTTAAGCAGTTAAAAGAACAAGGGATTATTGATTTGGCTGAGGCGAAAAGTAAGACGCAAGCACTAGAAATCATGAATACCCATCCACGTGACTTAATTGCTAGCTCAATGTACTTTGAAGACGGTAGCGCCATTGATTTACTCAATGAAATTCGCAATCACGATGCCTTATCCGACACGCCATTTATGTTGGTGAGTAGTGAAATCAAGCGTGAGAGTTTAGAGGCATATAAGCAAGCCGGTGTTGTTGCGATTTTGCCTAAACCGTTTGAATCTTCTCATCTTAAAGCGGCATTAAAAAATACCGTTGATATCTTAAACGTCGAAGAAATGGATTTAGAACTATTCGATGTTAATGATATTCGCGTACTACTGGTTGATGACAGTAATCTAGCGCGCAAACACATTAAAAAAGTGCTCAACAATTTAGGCTTAATTAAAGTCACTGAAGCGGCAGATGGCCAAGAAGCGATTAATATATTAAATGATCAGATGTTCGATCTTGTGGTGACTGATTATAACATGCCAGAAGTTGATGGCAGAGAATTAGCTCAGTTCATTCGCACTAGCTCCGGACAATCTCATTTGCCAATTTTAATGGTGACAAGTGAAAGCAATGACACCCATCTAGCCAATATTAAACAAGACGGTGTAGATGCGTTGTGTGACAAACCATTTGAAACGCAATACGTTAAAAAGCTGCTGTTTCAATTACTCGATCACGATTAG